The Cydia strobilella chromosome 13, ilCydStro3.1, whole genome shotgun sequence genomic interval CTGCTGGTAACTGTAAACTGCGTTAGAACTGTCAAATTGGGCGATATGATGATTATGAATATTACTTACTTTACAGATTCGGCAACTCCGAAACTACTACCACCCAGCGACTACCAATAGAAGCGCTCGGCGACCGCGCGCTGGTCGACCAGCTGAGCAAACTGCCCGTAGACAAACAGCCATTTTGGTTGTTGAACTGGCGCGCGCTGGAGCAGCATCGGCTACAGCACCCCACGTTCCAGCACTCACAGAGCAATTTTGCCAATGGACTGTCGGTTTTCAACACCCCTAACCGGGCATCTTAATTtgtaagaagaagaagagaagtaTATGAATAAATATCTGCGGAAATACCTATGAGAAATTAGTACCTACCTCAAGAGATGATAAACTTACTTATTTTATCACTTAAAACTTTAAACTATGTGTAAATTTAGATGTTTAGTGCCATAACAAGTAATAAAGTAGTAGAGATATTAGCttttgatattgttttttttactgacacTATGTTCGAACATAATGAAAAATCAAGGCATGTTTAAacctaatataaatattgacCTACTTAAGCAGTGTAAAACTATTCATACTCGTAAGAGGAGTACATTTCTAACGGCGGAGTGTGATTCTGTGTCATCAGGGTTCACCGGCTAACTTTGCTCAATTTAGGACCCACACAGCCCTGGGTACGCCACACGTCGCACTTTATGACGCCAAAGAACGGAAAAAATGGCGAGACATCATCAGGCTTACGCTACGCTAGGAGACCCCCATTCTTGACCCTCATCAATGAGGATAATGCCGCAAGGAAGAGGATATACAGTGTAACTCCTTATCGTGTTTTGACAAGGgtcacaaaagaaaaaaagaaaaacaaagtgaTAACGTCACCTCACGAATCCGAAAAACAATAAAAGATACAACTTTAAATTAAACGACGATGTTtgccttcaccgaaaagcgactggtaaatatcaaatgatatttcatacataagttccgaaaaactcattggtacgagccggggtttgaacccgcgacctccggattgaaagtcgcacgctcttaccgctaggctaccagcgctcCAGCTTGAATGACGATCTGAAACAGTCGTGTCGTGAGCCGAGTGCACTTGAACAATTACGATGCCTACGGCTAATTATTACTGTTATCGTAGAATATAGTCTTTATTATGCACCACATATTGAAAACGAGAATAAAGAAAAGAACATAAATTAGAGAATATactctttgtatttttttaacgaaTTGTGCGTTGTGGATTTAGTTCTATTGACCTAAATAATTGacctttaatattaatttattaaataaggtAAATTACAGTGTTACCTTGAAACCTATTGGTAAATTATCATATTTTGCGGAAAACAGGTACTTGGCTAAGGTAAATTGGCTATTATATTACTGACAACAGTGGCATCTCTCTGAAACGAACCTCAGCGGAGAAACTGAGAAACAATGTTTGAATTATTAACGCGTTTCGCGAACTTCTAATATTACAAGGAAAATATGTACGACATGTAATAAAGCAGCTGCCGTGTAACGTGTCGAAATTActtcacttaaaataaaataaaaaatagaaatgtttTAACTTGTAACTTTTGCGAGAAACTGCAAACTCGTTTACCCTCCTAtccaggtacagtcgccatgagatatatcggagcggccaaggtgctcacaaatatctgaacacgcctctattgtcaagacattagagtgcgtgttcagatatttgtgagcaccttggccgctccgatatatctgatggcgactggcgactgtacattgtaTGTTTAagccaaagagtaaagtaagtataatgttTAAGCTTTATTTTAAAGGCGAGGCGAAGTGATATACTCAGTAACACAGAAGATAGCAGATTAGAAggcttattctaattttaatgatGCTGTATGAgcttcatttgtttttattattattttttgattaGGTATTATAAAAGTTCGGAGCGAAAAGCAAATTCCatatttacataagtatttTGTAAAAGTTAATACTAAAGTTCAAGTGACATATATTCAAAAGAGACATGTATTCATATATAAAAttttcacttttgacactacAGATCATctacagatcatatccataacgaatccagatcaaattcataacctgttattacaatcataaTACGCCTCCTACCTACACAATGTATCAAGGTAACACCGTCTTTAGTTGAATACGATCCTATCAAACTTCCAAGATAGTCTAGCTAGACAATTTGCGACTTGTGACATCGGCGGCTCGTGACATTTAGGTCAAAGTAGTGATGTAACCGTGTTTTTACAAGTAAGTTACAAGTCGCACAAAGGAAAccaattagaaaaaatatttttactaggccagaccggtcgtctaagTAAGTATTTAGATATAagtat includes:
- the LOC134746382 gene encoding uncharacterized protein LOC134746382, translating into MVANIVIISMVVAACVAQRPFYAKRPIGYPVLEQPSTESNALGDRFGNSETTTTQRLPIEALGDRALVDQLSKLPVDKQPFWLLNWRALEQHRLQHPTFQHSQSNFANGLSVFNTPNRAS